A window of the Rhinoraja longicauda isolate Sanriku21f chromosome 42, sRhiLon1.1, whole genome shotgun sequence genome harbors these coding sequences:
- the prim1 gene encoding DNA primase small subunit, producing MALALTESRFEASELPDLLPVYYRRLFPFPQYFRWLSYGGVPKNYFQNREFSFTLKDDIYVRYQSFNNQNELEKEMQKMVPHKIDLGAVYSHKPSQHNSVKSGAFQAESKELVFDIDMTDYDDVRTCCSSADICCKCWTLMTIAIKILDRALDEDFGFLHRLWVYSGRRGVHCWVCDETARGLSQAARSAVADYLSVVKGGIDNIKKVQLTPSIHPSIEEALTVINGYFEEYAVNKQDLFGTKETWQKVLALVPDKKLQEGLQNDFLKARSSAERWKMLQTELKKISLDEIKLQYCYPRLDVNVSKSLNHLLKSPFSVHPKTGRISVPIDVKNLDKFDPFSVPTISFLCKELDQNIEDERVSANTENGAEPEVKRRTRDYKKTSLLGPIKIFEQFLDEMEQSRKGLLLEQSDRERDF from the exons ATGGCGTTGGCGTTGACCGAGAGCCGGTTTGAAGCATCCGAGTTACCAGACTTACTCCCCGTTTATTACAGGCGCCTCTTCCCGTTTCCGCAGTACTTCAGGTGGCTGAGTTATGGCGGTG TCCCGAAGAACTACTTCCAGAATCGAGAATTCTCCTTCACCCTGAAAGATGACATCTATGTACGCTACCAGTCCTTTAACAATCAGAatgaattggagaaagaaatgcaGAAAATGGTCCCTCACAAGATCGACCTTGGAGCTGTCTATTCTCACAAG CCCAGTCAACATAACTCTGTGAAGTCAGGAGCCTTCCAGGCAGAAAGTAAAGAGTTGGTCTTTGATATTGATATGACAGATTATGATGATGTCCGAACCTGTTGCAG CTCTGCAGACATTTGCTGTAAATGTTGGACACTGATGACCATTGCTATCAAGATTCTGGATAGAGCATTGGATG AGGACTTTGGATTCCTGCATCGTCTCTGGGTATATTCTGGTCGAAGAGGGGTGCATTGCTGGGTCTGTGACGAAACAGCACGGGGGCTTTCCCAGGCAGCTCGGTCAGCTGTCGCCGATTACCTGAGTGTGGTTAAA GGTGGGATCGATAACATCAAGAAAGTACAACTGACTCCCTCCATTCATCCTTCTATTGA GGAAGCGCTCACTGTGATAAATGGTTATTTTGAAGAATACGCTGTAAATAAACAAGATCTCTTTGGCACGAAAGAAACTTGGCAGAAGGTCCTAGCTTTGGTCCCCGATAAAA AGTTGCAAGAGGGATTACAAAATGATTTTCTCAAAGCACGAAGTTCAGCTGAGCGCTGGAAAATGTTGCAAACTGAG TTGAAGAAAATTTCACTAGACGAGATAAAACTGCAGTACTGCTACCCTCGGCTGGATGTGAACGTCAGTAAAAGTCTCAACCATCTTCTGAAAAGCCCGTTCTCTGTCCATCCAAAAACAG GACGCATTTCAGTGCCCATTGATGTGAAGAATCTGGATAAGTTTGATCCCTTTTCTGTGCCCACAATAAG TTTTCTTTGCAAGGAGCTTGATCAGAACATTGAGGATGAGCGAGTGAGTGCAAACACTGAGAATGGTGCAGAGCCAGAGGTGAAGCGGCGAACCAGAG ATTACAAGAAAACAAGTCTCCTGGGGCCTATCAAGATCTTTGAGCAATTCCTAGATGAGATGGAGCAGTCACGAAAGGGTTTGCTGCTAGAACAGAGTG ATAGAGAAAGAGATTTTTGA